The following is a genomic window from Chryseobacterium ginsenosidimutans.
ACCGGAGTATATTTTCCGAAAATAGTAATTCTGTTCAATACAAAAATTTGTAATGCAACCAGAAAAATCATGATTAATATATCCGTAAATAAAGTCCTGCTAATCATTTTCCTTTTTTATTACAGCTTGCATTGTATCTTGAATCTTTTGAACCTCAGCTTTTTTAAGGTTTTTAACAACGAAAACTTTATTTAAAGCTCCCATTTTTTCACTTAATTCTACTGAGATGTCCCAGAAACCTGTTTTATTATCAACGGAGTAACCCGCAATTGTACCAATTTGAACACCTTTAGGGAAAATAGCCGATTTACCATCTGTAACAACGGTATCTCCGATTTTTAAAGCAACATATTTAGGAATATCCGACAAATGCATTACTCGGGAGTTATCTCCGTTCCAAGTCAAAGTTCCGAAGTATCCTGAGTTTTTAAGAGCAGCATTAATCCTAATTGTATTTACACTTAACACCGACTGTACCAACGCATAACTATCTGTAGAATTGATTACAATTCCTGCAATACCTTTTGGAGCCATTACTCCCATTTGCGGAAAAACACCGTCTCTTCTCCCTCTGTTTATGGTAAAATAGTTATTCCGTCTATTAATGCTATTAAAAACGATCTCTCCATCTACAAATGTATAGATCTGTCCTCCACCCAACGTATCATGAACTTTTCTGAATTTAGGATTCGCAGCGCCTTGTTTTCCGTAAAGCTCAACCATTAAAGCCTTGTTTTGAGCAACAAGATCTTCATTAATCTGCTTCAGCTTTAGATAAGAAACCCCTTCATCAATATATCCGGAAACCCATGAGTTCACTGCAGCCGACTGACCCGCGATCCACGATTTCTGCATGGCATTCTTAGAGAATATCAAAACCAAAGCAATAATTTGCAGGAATATAAAGAAGACAAAAAGTGCGTTCTTCGAAAATAATCTCAGCAAAAATCCCATTCAGCTATAAAGTCGTAAAAAGTTAAAATTATTTAATTAAGAAATTGAATTTATCCATATTCTTAAGTGCAATACCTGTCCCGCGAACCACAGCTCTCAACGGATCTTCCGCAACAAACACAGGAAGACCTGTTTTTTTGTGCAATCTGTCTGCAAGGCCTCTTAATAAAGCACCACCACCAGCAAGATAAATACCTGTTTTATAGATATCAGCAGCCAATTCCGGAGGAGTAAGAGAAAGAGTTTCCATTACAGCATCTTCAATTCTGATAATAGATTTGTCTAATGCACGTGCAATCTCTTTATATCCAACCATGATTTCTTTTGGCTTACCAGTAATAAGGTCTCTACCTTGTACCGGAATATCTTCAATATCAACGTCAAGATCTTCAACTGCAGAACCAACCTCAATTTTAATTCTCTCGGCAGTTCTTTCTCCAATATATAAATTATGGTGAGTTCTTAAGAAATAAGCAATATCGTTCGTAAATACATCACCTGCAATTTTTACAGATTTATCACAAACAATACCTCCTAAAGCAACAACGGCAATTTCAGTAGTACCACCACCTATATCGATAATCATGTTACCTTCAGGTTTCTGTACGTCAATTCCAACTCCTATTGCGGCAGCCATTGGCTCATAAATCAATCGAACCTCTTTAGCATTTACCTTTTGAGCAGAATCTCTTACCGCTCTTTTTTCAACCTCTGTAATTCCTGAAGGAATACAGATCACAATTCTCAAAGCAGGCTGAATGAATTTACCTTTAATTCCGGGAATTAATTTGATAAATTCTTTAATCATGTGTTCAGAAGCATGAAAATCTGCGATTACACCATCTTTCAATGGGCGGATCGTTTTGATATCCTCATGAGTTTTACCCTGCATGTGCTTTGCCTGCTCACCTACAGCAATCGGCCTACCCGTGGAACGTTCAATTGCAACAATTGACGGCTGATCTATAACAATTTTATTATTATGGATGATAAGCGTGTTGGCAGTACCAAGGTCTATCGCAATCTCTTGCGTAAACATGTCGAATAAACTCATACTTTTTTTACTTCTGATTTTTTAAAGAGTTACAAAGATATAAATTTAAGGCAAGCCAAGAAATTCCGCGAGCATATAATTTGGTTAAAATTTTATTAAAATTTGTAAGAACTTATTAACTTTTACTTTAAGCATTTACAGACTTTGATTTAAACCATATTTAAGGCTTTTACAGGTTTGAAGCAGGAAAACAGATGTAAAAAAATTCACGCTCTTAAAAAACAATAAAAAATCGATTGAAAATCATTCAATAAATCTTAAAAAAATTAACAATAACCTAATAAATTCAACTTTCCACAATCGGCGCGAGTCTTATTTAGAACAAACCAAAAATAGTTTTTCACGATAATTATCATATACATTATCAGAAACCGATTTGCTAAAAAAAACGTAAATTTGCCCCGCTTATGTTACAGTATTCCAACATACATCAAACGTCAAATTTTGCCGTACTTTCTATAAGCTTTGAAAAAGCTGACGTAGAAACGAGGGGTAAATTTGCATTTTTTGATGATAATATCAAAAACTTTGTTACCCGAATTCATAGTGAAGATCTAGGAGACGCATTCGTGGTTTCTACCTGTAACAGAACCGAAATTTATACAACCTCTCCCAATTATCTTTTAGTTGCTGAAGAATATTGTAAAACTATCGGAGTAAATCTTATGGATTTTCTTCAATTTGCCAATATTCTGACAAAAGAAGAAGCACTGATTCATTTGTTTAAGGTGGCCGCAGGTCTCGAAAGCCAGATCATCGGAGACTTTGAAATTATCGGTCAGATTAAAAAAGCATACACGCGTTTCAAAAAAGAAAGACAGAACTCAAATCCTTATCTGGAACGAGCGATAAATTCTGCCATTCAGATCTCGAAAAGAATTAAAAACGAAACAGGAATTTCCAACGGAGCAGCTTCGGTTTCTTATGCAGCTGTGCATTATATTTTAAATAATCAAAAGAGAATTACCGAAAAAAATATTCTTTTGTTAGGCGTTGGTGAAATCGGGCAAAATACCGTTGAAAATTTGGTGAAGCATGTTTTCCAACCAAAAATTAAAATTGCTAACCGAACACAGGAAACTGCTGCTAAAATTTCTGAAAAATATAACATTCCTCATATTGATTATTCTGATTTTGATAAAGAATTAAGCAATACCGATATTCTGATTGTTGCAACAGGAGCAAAACATCCAATTGTAAACAAATCACATTTCCCGAACGGAAAAGAAACTTTGGTGATCGATCTTTCGATTCCGCATAACGTCGAAAAAAATGTTATAGAAAACGAAAACGTGACTTTGATTGATGTTGATGAGCTTTCAAAACAAATTCAGGAAACCATTCAGCAAAGAGAAAAAGAAATTCCGAAGGCCGAAAAAATCATCAAGGACATGACAAAAGAGTTCCTTGAATGGGAAAAAAAGAGAAAATTAGCTCCCAATATCCACCATTTCAAAGCTGTTTTAAAGAATATGGAACGCAATGAAATGCACAATTTTTACAGAAAAAATAAATACATAAACATCACGGACATGGAACTTTCCGATAAAATGATTCAGAAAATTACCAACCGTTTTGCAAAATATATCATCGATAACCCTTTAAAAGCCGAAGAAATTAGTAAATTAATGCACGAAATATTAGTTGAACAACCAAACAACGAATTCAATGAAAAGCATTAGAATCGGAACCAGAAATTCCGCACTTGCACTTTGGCAGGCGAGAGAAGTTGCGAGGCATCTTCAAAACAGCAATTATTTAACGGAAATCGTTCCTATCGTATCTTCAGGCGATAAAAATCTTACTCAGCCACTTTACGCTTTAGGAATTACCGGAGTTTTCACAAGAGATTTGGATGTCGCATTATTAAATGACGAGATCGATATCGCAGTGCATTCTTTGAAAGACGTACCTACAAATCTTCCTGAAAATCTTGAGATCATTGCCTATCTGGAAAGAGATTTTCCTCAGGATGTTTTAATCAGAAAAGAATCTGCAAGAAATAAGGAATTCCACGAACTGAAATTGGCAACCAGCAGCTTAAGAAGAAGAGCATTTTGGCTAAAAATATTATCCGAATGCAGAATTTTCGGATATTCGAGGAAACATTCAAACGCGTCTTCAGAAACTTGAAGATGGAGACTTTGATGCTACGATTTTATCTTTAGCCGGAATCAAAAGAATGAAAATGGACATTGATTATGAAATGCTGCCATTTTTAATTCCAGCTCCGTCGCAAGGTGTAATTGCAGTTGCTGGGCATTCTGACAAAAAAGAAATCAACGAAATTCTTAGCTCAATCAATCATAAACAAACTCAAATATGTGTCGAAATGGAAAGAAATTTCCTAAACACACTGGAAGGAGGCTGTACTGCACCAATCGGAGCTTTTGCCGAACTGTTTGAAGATCAAATTCGTTTCAAAGCTGCACTCTGCTCATTAGACGGTAAAAACTGCATCGCTACCGATGAAAGTTTTGTATATAATGAAGAAGAAAATTTCGGGAAAAAGTTTGCAAAAATTGTTCTTGAAAACGGCGGTAAAGA
Proteins encoded in this region:
- the mreC gene encoding rod shape-determining protein MreC, giving the protein MGFLLRLFSKNALFVFFIFLQIIALVLIFSKNAMQKSWIAGQSAAVNSWVSGYIDEGVSYLKLKQINEDLVAQNKALMVELYGKQGAANPKFRKVHDTLGGGQIYTFVDGEIVFNSINRRNNYFTINRGRRDGVFPQMGVMAPKGIAGIVINSTDSYALVQSVLSVNTIRINAALKNSGYFGTLTWNGDNSRVMHLSDIPKYVALKIGDTVVTDGKSAIFPKGVQIGTIAGYSVDNKTGFWDISVELSEKMGALNKVFVVKNLKKAEVQKIQDTMQAVIKKEND
- a CDS encoding rod shape-determining protein; the protein is MSLFDMFTQEIAIDLGTANTLIIHNNKIVIDQPSIVAIERSTGRPIAVGEQAKHMQGKTHEDIKTIRPLKDGVIADFHASEHMIKEFIKLIPGIKGKFIQPALRIVICIPSGITEVEKRAVRDSAQKVNAKEVRLIYEPMAAAIGVGIDVQKPEGNMIIDIGGGTTEIAVVALGGIVCDKSVKIAGDVFTNDIAYFLRTHHNLYIGERTAERIKIEVGSAVEDLDVDIEDIPVQGRDLITGKPKEIMVGYKEIARALDKSIIRIEDAVMETLSLTPPELAADIYKTGIYLAGGGALLRGLADRLHKKTGLPVFVAEDPLRAVVRGTGIALKNMDKFNFLIK
- the hemA gene encoding glutamyl-tRNA reductase, with translation MLQYSNIHQTSNFAVLSISFEKADVETRGKFAFFDDNIKNFVTRIHSEDLGDAFVVSTCNRTEIYTTSPNYLLVAEEYCKTIGVNLMDFLQFANILTKEEALIHLFKVAAGLESQIIGDFEIIGQIKKAYTRFKKERQNSNPYLERAINSAIQISKRIKNETGISNGAASVSYAAVHYILNNQKRITEKNILLLGVGEIGQNTVENLVKHVFQPKIKIANRTQETAAKISEKYNIPHIDYSDFDKELSNTDILIVATGAKHPIVNKSHFPNGKETLVIDLSIPHNVEKNVIENENVTLIDVDELSKQIQETIQQREKEIPKAEKIIKDMTKEFLEWEKKRKLAPNIHHFKAVLKNMERNEMHNFYRKNKYINITDMELSDKMIQKITNRFAKYIIDNPLKAEEISKLMHEILVEQPNNEFNEKH